Proteins encoded in a region of the Streptomyces sp. NBC_00310 genome:
- a CDS encoding ABC transporter substrate-binding protein — protein MGSTVGPRGRASRLVTGAVALLAAASLITACGAGDGSADDGGKDGGAANATGVDDGATLTMWTRAATRPQSEALVKAYNASHENKVELTVVPTDDYQAKVGAAAGSRDLPDLFASDVVFVPNYTSSGLFADLTDRVDALPFAENLAQSHIKAGTYEDKKYVVPHTLDLSVLFYNKDLYRKAKLDPEKPPTTLAEWDEQARAVDALGGVDGTFFGGNCGGCGVFTWWPSIWAGGEEVLNEDGTEARLASATAKKVYDTYRGWVDDDIVAPGAKDETGTTWTGIFPKGKVGVMPMPSTTLGLMPEDMDLGVAPIPGPDGGRSTFVGGDAIGIAATSEKADQAWNFLAWTLGDTAQVDVVAAHKDVVARTDLASNKHSDADPRLVAINELVADGHTPYALKFGQTFNDPNGPWLTLMRDAVFGDGTSVDQDNEAVSKSLAD, from the coding sequence ATGGGGAGCACGGTCGGACCACGTGGCCGCGCGAGCCGCCTCGTCACAGGCGCCGTCGCACTGCTGGCCGCCGCGAGCCTGATCACGGCCTGCGGGGCGGGGGACGGCAGCGCGGACGACGGCGGCAAGGACGGCGGAGCGGCGAACGCCACCGGCGTCGACGACGGCGCCACGCTGACGATGTGGACCCGCGCCGCGACCAGACCGCAGAGCGAGGCCCTGGTCAAGGCGTACAACGCGAGCCACGAGAACAAGGTCGAGCTGACCGTCGTCCCCACCGACGACTACCAGGCCAAGGTCGGCGCCGCCGCCGGCTCCCGGGATCTGCCGGACCTGTTCGCCTCCGACGTGGTCTTCGTGCCGAACTACACCTCCAGTGGCCTCTTCGCCGACCTCACCGACCGCGTCGACGCGCTGCCCTTCGCCGAGAACCTCGCCCAGTCGCACATCAAGGCCGGTACGTACGAGGACAAGAAGTACGTGGTGCCGCACACCCTCGACCTGTCGGTGCTCTTCTACAACAAGGACCTCTACCGGAAGGCGAAGCTCGACCCCGAGAAGCCGCCCACGACCCTGGCCGAGTGGGACGAGCAGGCGCGGGCCGTGGACGCGCTCGGCGGCGTCGACGGGACCTTCTTCGGCGGCAACTGCGGTGGCTGCGGCGTCTTCACCTGGTGGCCGTCCATCTGGGCCGGAGGCGAGGAGGTGCTCAACGAGGACGGCACCGAGGCGCGACTCGCATCCGCCACCGCCAAGAAGGTCTACGACACCTACCGCGGCTGGGTCGACGACGACATCGTGGCGCCCGGCGCGAAGGACGAGACGGGCACGACCTGGACCGGGATCTTCCCGAAGGGCAAGGTCGGGGTCATGCCCATGCCGTCGACCACGCTCGGACTGATGCCCGAGGACATGGACCTCGGCGTCGCCCCCATCCCCGGCCCCGACGGCGGCAGGTCCACCTTCGTCGGCGGCGACGCCATCGGTATCGCCGCGACCAGCGAGAAGGCCGACCAGGCCTGGAACTTCCTCGCCTGGACCCTCGGCGACACGGCCCAGGTCGACGTCGTCGCCGCGCACAAGGACGTCGTGGCCCGCACCGACCTGGCGTCCAACAAGCACTCCGACGCCGACCCCCGCCTCGTCGCCATCAACGAACTCGTCGCCGACGGCCACACCCCGTACGCGCTGAAGTTCGGCCAGACCTTCAACGACCCCAACGGGCCCTGGCTGACGCTGATGCGCGACGCCGTCTTCGGCGACGGGACATCCGTGGACCAGGACAACGAGGCGGTCAGCAAGTCGCTCGCCGACTGA